The stretch of DNA GAATAAAGAGGGCGAGCCAATAAAAGCAGTGCATGGAGGAGTCTAAAATTTTAGAAGGACATTGTCCGTCTAATAAATTCCAGTATTCTGCCAGAAGGTTGCCCAGGCAAACCAGAAGGCATTATGGGAAGGTAGTTGTTCTAAGGTCTTATTTTGGAGTGGCCCAGCAATGGTTTCGCCTTTGAGGTTCCAGGTGCTGCCCGTCTCCTTGTCGCGGAGGAGAAAGGGATAGACCGTGTCGCGGGGGAGCGTTTTCTCAAATGTGAGGGTCTGTCCATCGACCACCCGATTAAAGGGTATTGCGTATTGCTCCTGGTGGTAATAG from Gemmatimonadota bacterium encodes:
- a CDS encoding DUF3179 domain-containing (seleno)protein, yielding YYHQEQYAIPFNRVVDGQTLTFEKTLPRDTVYPFLLRDKETGSTWNLKGETIAGPLQNKTLEQLPSHNAFWFAWATFWQNTGIY